The DNA window GTTTTGACGAGCTCTCTTATAAGTAACTTTAATCCCGTCGTCTTTCCTATCTGTCTCAAACCCAGAACGAAGTTCAAACTGAAAGGTTCGAGTGAAAGCTTTTTGATCCACTCCGGAACCCACCTTATCCTCTGGTTTCTATAGTCAACGAGATTTTTGTCCCTCTCCTCCCATTCTTCTTCAGTCCACCAGGGATTCGAATCTCTCAGTATTTTTAAATACATGAGGAGTTAAACTTCTCACAACTATATAAAGCTTGCTACTATCAGTTCTCCAAAAGTTATGAAGGAGTTTAGGCTTTTTCTCTGGCAAGCTTTTCAACTACTTCGGTATTTAAGGTTAAAAAAGGCTATATAAAAGGATAAAATCTTTATTTAGAGCAGATAGGTATTTACCAATCTTTCCACGACTTCATCCCAATCCAGCAATTTTACATCTCCAACATTAACATTCGAAACTCTCTCTATCAGTCTGGCAAGCTCCGAAACGTTTATTGGGTAATCAATACCGAAAACGTTCTTGTTGTCTATCCATTCACTCAAAGCGGATGTGTTAGCAACAATACAAGGTGTTTTTGCCGCTAAAGCCTCAGCGACAACGATTCCGTAAGCTTCGTGCTTGGATAAAAGGATGAGGGTGTCAGCCTTTACATACCTCTCGATAAGTTCTTTTCTGCTTAAGTCCTGATAAAACCTAATCCTGTCGATAACATCTAACTTCTTGGCGAGTTTAACTATCTTCTGCTTGTAACTACCTTTACCGACAATCTCAAGTGTGAAGTTATCGGGCAAGTATTTCAGCGATTTTACGACGTAATCCAGCCCCTTGTACTTCTCGATTCTCCCGACGTAGAGGATAGTTTTCTTTTCCGTTTCTTTATCTTTCTTCATCTCACCAACGTCTTTAAACTCATCCAAATTTATTCCGTTCGGGATAACATACATTCTATCGGCAACCTTAAAATTCCTTAAAACCAAATTTTTTTCGTAGTTGGAAACGCAAATTATAGCGTCAGCTTTCTCAAAAATTTTCCTGCCTACGAGCTTATACGGTTTGTGCAACAGATTTCTGAAAAAGCTGTGTCCAGCAGCATGGTAATGCGGAGTGAAGAGAAACTTGTTTTTCTTCTTCGTCAAAGCTGCGAACAAAGCGGGAAATGCGTGGTAGTTGTGAGCGTGAACCAAATCGTATCTCTCACTATTTTTCTTTAAATATCTGTAAAGCTCAAGTGAGAAATAATAAGCCTCCGAAGGTGCAAAAGATCCAAATCGCCTTACGGTAATTCCATCGATCTCTTCAACTTTCGGCAGCTTTCCGCCCGGATCTGTGGTTAGAACCTCAACATCGAACTTCTTCGCTATCCTCTTGGCTATTTCGTAAACGTGGGTTTCAACTCCTCCGATGTAAGGATGAAAGCGGGGTGTGACGTAGGCAATTTTCACGTTCTTAACTTCGCCAACGAACGTATAAGCGTTTTTGCGTGCACCGATATAGAAGATGTTTTCATATCGAAAACTTTATCATAGAAAGTTCTCAACAATCAGCGTGAATCTGAAAAAGTTTGACGTAGACGAGCTTTTCGTAACGCTCTTAATCGTGGTTCTCGTCGTAACAGCTTCAAACGTCTACTTCGTCCTCTCGAACGACATTCCTCGTCTTGGGATCCGGCGCTCCACATGTACTACTCGCTGATATACTTTTACCTGATAAAATCGTTCGATTTTGGAAGCGTCGCAAAGGTCAGCAACTACTACCCGCCGTTCTTCCACCTTTCGTCCACTCCTCTCTACTTCGTTTTCGGCTTCTCCGAGAAGGTCGCAATTCTCACGAACGTGGTTTACTACTTCGTCCTCGTTTACTCGGTTTTTAGGATCGGAGAAATTCTAAAGGGATAGAAGAGCTGGCTTGATCTCATCCATCGTCGTCTCCGTCTTTCCGGTCCTTATAAAGTTTCAGCGGGTTTACATGCTCGACTTCGCCTTAATGTCGCTCGTCGCGCTGACAGTATATCTTTACCTCAAATCGAAAGATTTCAGAGATCTAAAATATTCATTGCTCTTCGGGGATTTCGTTTGGTCTCAGCGAGCTCACGAAGTGGAACGCCTTCATATACGTTCTTCCTACGATTTTTGCGATCTTTCTGATCAACTACTTCACTAGGTGTCCCTATTGCTATGAGGTTGTTCGAGAGGGTCTAAAGCACAGGTACAGGAAATTCCGCTCGAAGAAACATCTGCAGCTCTATGAAAATAGAAAGAATAAAAATAGTCAATATTTAAACGGTACATTCTCCATAATTCTGGCGTTCTTCGTAGCTGCGTGGTGGTATCTGCCGAACCTTAGAGTTACTCTTGCGAGACTTACGTACTTCGCAAACATCGGCGGAAGGGAAGGGGATCCGACTTTTCTGACTCTTCGGGGCTGGATTTATTACGCGAACGCTCTGCTCGATCACTTGGGGCTATTCTTCGCTCTGCTGTTTTTGATCTCTCTTTACTACCTCTACAAGCGAGATCGCAGAATTGCCGTGACAATTTTGGTAGCTTTTGCTGTTCCCTACGTGATCTTAACGATACTCTCGAACAAGAACCCGAGATATATAATGCCCGTGCTCCCGATCATTGCAGTTTCGATCGGAGCCTTCGTCGGGGATATTTTCGAGAAGAAATTCGGAAAGGCGTTGGTCGTTCTGATACTCGCGATCGGAATCTTAAACATCTCTGCCGTCACGTTCGGTCAGCCAGGTGTGGATAACAAAATACTGCCGAAGCCCGATCGTCCGAGGAAAGAGGACTGGAGGATAAACGATCTGCTCGAAGCTATCGAAGAGAGCGGCGGAGAAGGAAAAGTCGTCGTGGTTTTGCCGGACCACCCTTACTTAAACGGACAGTCTCTCGAGTTCTACAGGCTGAAAGGCGGATACAAATTCGCTATCTTCAACGGCGTTTACATCGGCTACGAAACGTTCGTTCGCAACTTCGACAAAATAGGTTACGTCGTGGTAATAGAACCGAGGGACCACAAGGGCGTGTACGGTGACGTGGAAAAGAAGCTCTACGAATTCTTCTACGAGCACAGAGACGAGTTCGAAAAAGTGGCGACGTTCAAACTCCCCGACAGCAGCAACATGATTCTCTACAAGAGAGCATGATAGATGTCACGAGGGTGCTCAAGTTTGCGATCGTCGGAGGATTTGGTGCTCTCGTGAACACGTCTCTCCTCTACGCGCTAACAGAATACTTGGGGCTTGAAGAGTAACCTGTGGAGAGTTTTCGGAATTGCGCTGAACGTCCTTGTCCTCTACGTTCTGACAGAGTTACTTAAACGTCTACTACCTCCTGTCGAACTTCGCAGGAATTCTTTGCGCTTTCGCTCTCAACTACACTCTCGAAAGCAAGTTTACGTGGAGGTAGCCGCGAACTCTCCCCAGCGCGACGAACGTGACGGCGATCAGAATTCCCAAGCTTTCAGTAAGCTCACCTCTCGCAATTCTCTGCAGCGCAGACTTCAAAACGAAGTTGAGGTAGCGCTTCTCCGTGGAGAGCTCGTGTTCTCTACTTAAAATCGCCTTCGAGAAACCTTCGTAGTAGGCTCTCCTCAAAGCGTAGCTAAGCTTCGCTCTGCTTTCTGGAACTCTGTGGTAAACTACAGCTGAGGGATCGTAGATTATCTTGGCTTCCGGCTTCAACTTTTTCAGCCTTAAACAGAGTTCAGTCTCTTCGCTTCCGAGCAGTTTTTTACCGTACCTCCCGACTTCCGCTTTAAATTTTCCAGCGACCTCAAAAACTACCCTTCTAAAAGCCATATTCGCGCCGATTGGATTCCTTACTTCAGCTCTGCTTTCCGGCATCCCCTTGTACGTGCAGCCGACGATCCAGTCGAGCTCTTCGGCAAGCCATCTTGGTCTTTTTTTATCAAATACAGGAACGATTTTTCCTCCCGCTATCCAAACCTTTTCGTCTTCGAAATTCCTCAGCAAGTTCTCCAGCCACCTCTTATCAGCCCAGGCGTCGTCGTCTACGAAAGCAATTATATCGCCTTTTGAGACCTCGATCCCCTTGTTTCTCGCATTCGAAAGACCGAAACCGTTGGACTTTACTATCCTTATTCCTTCTCCAATCCGACTTTCGTAGAAACTCACGAGTTCGTCAACGGGATCGAGAACGAGAATTATCTCATCTGGCTCCCTCGTCTGACTCTTTAGCGACTCGACGCACCGCTTGACGTCTTCGAGTCTCTCCTTAGTGTACGTCGAAATCACGACCGAAACTCGCACAGCTTAAAAATGGATTTACGAATTTAAATTTGTATCTAACCGACTTCTCTATACTTCTTACCTCTTCAAGGTTCGTCTCAAGATCTTTGAAATATTTCTTTCTACTCTTGTAAATACCTCTCAGGAAGTTTATTGCAGTTCTTTCAGCTGAGATTCCTCGAGACGACTTAATTATCTTCCACGAACCTCTCCAATTCATTGCTTTTAACAACCGAGGCGAGTTCCCTCAGCAACCTCCTGAGGCTGTGTTCTTTTCAAAAGAGTTTCGGCATCTCTTTTTATCGTAGGCGATTAGGCTCAAAATGATAAAAAGTCGTCTGTGTGTTAGATTGAACGTTTCTGGAGGTGCAAGCTTCAATAGGCAATCTAGGATTTTTCTTCCTTCCGTACATTAGTAGAAACCTTATCGCCTCGTTAAAATTCACTCTCCTGCCGAGCTTCATCTGCAATTCGGAAGTGAACTTTAGTAATTCTTTAATGCCTTTTATTAAGAAGTTAAGCAACAAGCTGAAGGCAAAAAACTTTGAAAAATTTTTATAACCTCCAAGAAGAAAAATAACCTAATGAAAGAAGAAGTAAAAGTGTACCTCGAAAGGTCTAAGAAGTTCGAGAGAGACGCTAAATTCGACTTCGACAACGGAGATTACGACTTGGCTATGTTCCACATAGAACAGGCGATGCAGCTTTTAATAAAAGCGAAGTTGCTCGACTTGAAAGGTTACTTTGAAAGAACACACAGCTTGAGGAAGCTCTTAAGCGAGCTTAAAGACGTAGAAGGTGTTGAAGATTTTTTGAAAAAATATAAAATCGTTTTGAGAAATCTCGAAAGAGCATACGTAACATCGAGATATTACTTCGAAGAATTTTTCAGAGAAGAGGTGGAGGAGGCTTTCAAAGCTTTAGAGGAGCTGAGGAGGATACTATGGAAAGAGCAGAATACTTCCTGAACTTCAAAAAATACGCTGAAGAAATAAAGAGAATCTTGAAAGAGCATCTTTCGGAGTTTGAGGTTTACGTTTTCGGCTCGGTCGTGAGGGGAGATTATTCGATAGGATTGAGCGATATAGATATTGCTGTCGTGTCTGACGAGCTGAAAGATAGGGAAAAGAAACTGGAGATATACGATTTACTCTTAGAAAAATTCTTCGAAACCCCTTTCGAGTTCCATCTTTTAACGAAGGAGAAGTGGAAGTTCTATCTAAGGTTTATTAAAAACGACTACGTAAAAATTTAGCGGAGTAAAATAATTCCCATGAAGAGTATGACGAAGGATAGAATCAGCCTCAAAGCTCTATCGTCAACTTTCGAGTTTGCGTAAACTCCTAAAATTACCCCGGGAGCTGAGGAAGTTATTAAGATCGACGCAAGCTGAAAATCCACGTTACCGATTTTAGCGTGGATAATAGAAGCTAACAAAGTTAGAACGAAGCCGAAGAGAAGCTCCGTTCCGACAACAACTTTCGAAATCATCCCGGTAAAAATCAGAAGAAAGAGAGTTACGAGAACTCCGCTGCCAACGGAGGTTAGCTGAACCAAAAATCCAACGACGAAGCCGATGAGAATTAAGAGGGAATTTTTCGGGATTTCGTCGCTCTTCTTTCCGAAGAAGGTTTTGTAAATCGTTGCGGTTGAGGAAATTATCAATACTAAAGCCAGAACCCTCGTCAAAAGAATATCTAAGTAATTTACTCCATAATTCTCAACAACAAACAGCATTAAGAAAGTTGACAAAGCCAAACCCGGAATAGCTCCCGAAAGCAGAAAAACGGAAGCTTTAACGTTGACGTTTCCCCTTTTGAAATGGAATACGGTTGCAAAAAACCTCGTTATTGAGTTGTATAGCAAATCCGTTCCCACAGCAACAACCGGAGGAATGCCTAAGAAAATCAAAGCGGGGGTCATCAAAGCCCCTCCGCCCATTCCGGTTAATCCCACTAAAAATCCGACGAAAAATCCGAGGACGTAGAGTTCCAAACTTCAAACCTCCAGGTATCCCAACTCCTTTGCTTTTTCGATGATAGCCTCAACCTCCTCTTCGACGCTCATTTTGTGGGTTTCGAGAATTAGTTCAGGATCGTCTGGCTCTTCGTAAACACCGTCGTAGCCAGTTAAGTTTTTAATCTCACCTCGCATAGCTTTAGCGTACAGTCCTTTTGGATCCCTCTTCATCCTTACTTCGAGGGGGCACTTGAGGTAAACTTCTATGAATTTTCCAATTTCCTCCCTCGCCTTTTCCCTCACTGACTTGTAAGGAGAGATTAAAGAAACGACTGTAACAACTCCGTTCCTTGACAAAAGCTTAGCCATGTGGATCACTACGCGATTATGCATTTCCCTCGCTTCCTTGCTGAAGCCTATGTCCGGGTAAAGCTTTCTTCTAATTTCATCTCCATCCAAGACCTCTACCTTCAGCCCCATCTCTTTAAGCCTTTTTTCCAATGCCCTCGCAAGGGTCGTTTTTCCTGCCCCGCTCGGACCGGTAAGCCATACAACGAAGCTCATATCAATGCATTCCCCCTGAACTCAGCTTCTATGCCGAAAAGCTTTAGAATGGTAGGAGCGAAGTCGTATATCGAGCAGCTAATCCGCTTACTCTCTATTTCCGGATGGCTTAGTAGGAAAACTCCGTATTCTGAATGGACGGCATCGTCTGGCCCGGTATCGTTCTCAGCGAGATAGTTCGACTCCCAGCCGAGAGTTCCGGCAGCCCTCCAGTAGAGATCGTCGAAGTAAACCATTAAGTCCGGCTTGTCTCCCAAAGCGATCGGATATATTTCTTCTGGATAGAAAACCTTCGTATCCCACTTCTCCCCGTTAGGTCCTCTTATCGACTTTACGTGATCCGCTATTTCTTCCCTAACTTTCTCGTATTCGGATTTCTTTATTATCCCGTTCTTTTCTCTCCCTTCAACATTGAGGAAAATTCTCGAGTAGTATCCGCCCCAAGCCCACGCAACGGTTTTATTCCAATCGACGTCCAGCTCCTCGAATTTTACTCCGGCTCTTTTTTCGAGAATTTCAGGATTTCTGATTTTTAAATAGCCCTCCTCGATTAACCACTGATTAACTGCAAAAGCACCCTTCATTCTCTTTACCCCGTGATCTGAAACTACAACTACGTAAGTGTCTTCCTCTACAAGCTCGAGGGTCTTTTTTATTTCCCTATCGAGGAGCTTGTAGTAGTCTTTTATAACGTTCTTGAACTTGCTGTTCTCTTCGTATAGGTGATGCTCTTTGTCGAAATACTTCCAGAAAGCGTGATGAATTCTGTCCAAACCAATTTCAACGAGCCAGAACAAGTCCCAGTCTTTTTCCTGAATTAGATGCCTTGCAACTTCAAACCTTTTCTCGGTCATTTCCCAGATTTTTTCCTTCACTTCCATCCTCTCGTCTTTTCTGAAAACGACGTCAAAGATGTACTCTCCAACAATCTTTTCCACCTCTTTCTTAAGCTCTTCGGGATAAGTGTAATTGGAGTTTGCGTCGGGAGTTATAAAGCAGCTTATTAGCCAACCGTTCACTCTCTTAGGCGGATAGCTTGGCGGAACTCCGATTAAAACGCTTTTCTTACCTTCCATTCCGAGGAAATCCCATATGGCAGGCTCAACTACCTTTCTGCTGTTCGCTATCCACATTTCATCGTAACTTCCAGCCTTTCTGTGCCTAAATCCGTATAATCCAAGCTCTCCCGGAGTTTTTCCCGTAAACATCACCGCCCAGGCTGGGATTGTTATTGCCGGAATGCAACTCCTCATCTCCCCGTAAATGGAGTTCTTTAAGAGCTTCTTTATCGCGGGCAGCTCATCTATGAACTTGCTGAATAAAAGTTCCGGAGGGGCTGAATCCAAACCGAAAATTAAAACCCTTACCATATGCTTTCACCGAAATGTTTCTCAATAATTTTCACAACTTCACCAAGCTTTTCTCTCTCGCAAATTACTCCGAGAACGTCTTTTTTTCCTCCAGCGTTCAAATTTTTGCTTTTCAACTTTTTGATCAGCTCTTCAATCTTGTAATGCTCAGCTCTATCCTCTTTAACTCTCACGTAGAATTGAGAAAAGCCATAGTAGTTCTCGTTAACAACTACTGCAACTTCGCTATTTAAGTCCCAAACGAGTTTTCTCGCGATGATAGATGCAATGTTGCAATCCGAAGAGAACTTTGCCAGACTAAACTTACCGTTTTCGCGAACTCTCTTCAAAACCCTGATTATCTCTCTTTCGATTTTTTCAACATTTCTGTTCCACGCCTCATCCTCAAGCAAATGCTTCGGATCGTTTTTTGCAACTTTCTCTACCGCTTCCTCAACTCCTCTTCTATCGAAAAGCAGAGACGGGGAGTTTATCAATTCCGCTAAGCGTGAAGCCTCCTCTTCGCTCAACTCATACTTTTTCAAAATTCTTAAAACCCATCCGAGTTTGAAAGCTCGTCTTCCGAGATCTCCCACAGCTCCCAAAGCAGATTTCCAGTTCCAGTGAGAAAAAAAGGATGAGACAACATAGCTTGCTGAAGGGGCTTGCTTTCCTTCAAAAATTGGATTTACGTGAACTACATTCTTCTTTTCGATTTTACTTTGAATGTGGTGATCCAAAAAGACTACAGGCTTTTCTATCCTTTCAACCTCGCTGGGAAGGTTTACGTCAACCACGTAGACTCTCTCCGCCTCTTTTACGGCATTCCAGATTCTTTCATCGAATTTGAAAATGCCCGGAGGCAATGTGATATTTTCAGAGTTATCTACAGCTTCCAAGATTAGAGATGCTGAACAGATTCCGTCTGTGTCCCAGTGGTGAATTATCAGATTCATACTAATCAACGAAGGGTTTTTCGAAGCTTAAAATCACTTCAGCCACTTCTGGACGCATCATTTCTCTTGGCGGGAATTTTCCTTCCATAAGCATCTCTCTTATTTTCGTTCCGCTTGGAGGAATTATGTCATCCCCTCTGTGGGGGCAAACTGCCTCGTTCACGTATCCGTAGCACTTCTTGCAGTAGTAAAACTGCTTGAAAAATATTGGAGTAATTCCCAAATCTGGAAATTCCTCGAATATCTCCTGAGCTTCGTAAGGTTTGTAATAGCTTCCAACTCCGGCGTGATCTCTTCCAACTATGAAATGAGTACATCCAAAATTCTTCCTCACTATAGCGTGAAAAATCGCCTCCCTTGGACCAGCATAACGCATTTCAGTTCTAAGAATTGCCAAAACCGCTCTGTTCTTTAGGTAGTACTTTTCGATCAAAACTTCGTAGGCTTTGAGTATAACCTCGTCTCTGAAATCACCTTTCTTCTTTTTTCCTATGACTGGGTTGATGAAAAGACCGTCTACGAAAGTTAAAGCCGTTTTCTGAACGTACTCGTGCCCTAAATGCGGGGCGTTCCTCGTTTGAAATCCGACGATGGTTCTCCATCCAAGCTCTTTAAACAAAACTCTCGTCTCTATTGGCTGGAGAGTGTACTTTTCGAAGGGATTTTCGATTCGATTCAAAAGCTCTATTTTCCCTCCAACGAGCCTATCTCTCATTTCGAAGACTTTTTTTACTCCAGGATGATCCAAATCTGTTGTCTTGAAAACTTTTTCAGCGTACTCTCTTTTATCGAATTCGTAAATTTCCTCCACTTCCATCAAAGCTTCCACGTCGCCGTTGGTAACTAAAGCTACAACGTCCCCTTCACGAATTTCTAACTTTTCAAGCTCATCGAGGGAAACGTCGAGAACAATCGGAATAGTCCACGGAAGATCGTTTTCCAAACGCATGGTCTCAAGAACTGAAATGAAGTCGTTTCTCGTCATGAATCCTTCAAGAGGCGAGTAAACTCCGTGAGCTATGTTTTCTACCTCTACAGCCGTTTCCTTTGAAATCTCTATTTTCGGCAATTCTTTAGCTTCTTCAAGTAATTTACTTCTTCTATCTTCAGCGACAACTCTATTAACGAGCTTTCCTCCGTGAGGTTTTGCTGGCATAAAAGATCAGTCCAGGTATCCTAAAGCTCTGAGTCTCTCCTTTACCTTTTCCTCTTCTTCCTTGCTAAAAGCCTCTTCTTTCTCCTCTTCCTCCAAACTTGCGAGAACCTCTCTTAAAACGTAGGTTACGTAGTCAGAAACGGAGGTAAAGCCAGTCCCTTCAATTCTCTGCTTTATTTTCTCATACAACTGCACCGGAATGCTAACGGTAGTGTACTTCCTCTTCTCCTCCTCGCTCATACAAACCACCTTAATTACATTTAATTAAATGTCATTAAAATAGTTTTCGTTACAAAACTCTAATCCAGTATTTGCGAGCATCCCTCAGAACTATACTTTCTTTTCTCTTTAGCTCTTCAGTAGTTACCGGAATTACTTCGACATTTCCGAGCTTCTCTTTCCAAATAATCTCGTTAACAATATCGAGTCTTTTTAAAAAAGCTACGCCTTCCCAATCGTCGGAAACAACAATCAGATCGATATCGCTACGCTTTAGGTAATCTCCTCGTGCGTAGCTTCCGAAGAGGTAAATTCCACTAATCTTAATTCCCCTTTTATAAAGAGCCTCTTTTAATTTTTCAGCCACTTCTATTACTCTCTTCGGCAAATTTCTTTGCATAATCTAAAACCTCTTTCGCAATTTTCAAAGCTCTTTCCGCCTCTATTTTATCCACGCTTTCCGAAGGTAATCCGTTTGCAGCATCTGGATATCTTGAGACGGTGTAGTATTTGTTTAAAATGTAGAGCTGCTCTTCTATCTCCTTAGGCAAGTTAAAACCGCTTTTCTTTAATTCAGCGTATAGCTCAGTGACAGTATGAATTTTCGGCGGATCTTCTTTTTTAACAATGAAAAACATAGCCTTAAATGCCTTTTCTACAGCTTGCTGGGAGAAAAAAGCCGTTCTAAAGTACCTTGAGTTTTTAAAGAATAGTTCTGCGTCGTAAACGTCGTCTTCAGCAGCTTTCAGCCATAAAGCAACCTCCCTTCGCATTCAAAAGATAGTCTCATCTATTTGATTTAACATTTTCCGCAAAAATTATAAAACCTCTCGAAGCCCAACTGCGGTGTTCTTTTCAGAAGTTTACGAGAGCTGGAGGGAAATACAGTACGAGAAGTACGAAGAAATACTGAAAAGAATTGAAGCTAACGGCTTAAGCCTCGGAAAGTTCGTTCTCGATCTCGGTTCAGCTTCCGGCTTTCTGTACGATTTTCTGGCTGAAAGAGCTGCTGAAGTTGAGATAGTTGCACTGGACGTTGATAAAAAATCTCTGATGAAGAACTCTTCCGACCACAGAGTTATTGCCG is part of the Ferroglobus placidus DSM 10642 genome and encodes:
- a CDS encoding glycosyltransferase family 4 protein, which translates into the protein MKIAYVTPRFHPYIGGVETHVYEIAKRIAKKFDVEVLTTDPGGKLPKVEEIDGITVRRFGSFAPSEAYYFSLELYRYLKKNSERYDLVHAHNYHAFPALFAALTKKKNKFLFTPHYHAAGHSFFRNLLHKPYKLVGRKIFEKADAIICVSNYEKNLVLRNFKVADRMYVIPNGINLDEFKDVGEMKKDKETEKKTILYVGRIEKYKGLDYVVKSLKYLPDNFTLEIVGKGSYKQKIVKLAKKLDVIDRIRFYQDLSRKELIERYVKADTLILLSKHEAYGIVVAEALAAKTPCIVANTSALSEWIDNKNVFGIDYPINVSELARLIERVSNVNVGDVKLLDWDEVVERLVNTYLL
- a CDS encoding glycosyltransferase family 2 protein, with protein sequence MRVSVVISTYTKERLEDVKRCVESLKSQTREPDEIILVLDPVDELVSFYESRIGEGIRIVKSNGFGLSNARNKGIEVSKGDIIAFVDDDAWADKRWLENLLRNFEDEKVWIAGGKIVPVFDKKRPRWLAEELDWIVGCTYKGMPESRAEVRNPIGANMAFRRVVFEVAGKFKAEVGRYGKKLLGSEETELCLRLKKLKPEAKIIYDPSAVVYHRVPESRAKLSYALRRAYYEGFSKAILSREHELSTEKRYLNFVLKSALQRIARGELTESLGILIAVTFVALGRVRGYLHVNLLSRV
- a CDS encoding HEPN domain-containing protein codes for the protein MKEEVKVYLERSKKFERDAKFDFDNGDYDLAMFHIEQAMQLLIKAKLLDLKGYFERTHSLRKLLSELKDVEGVEDFLKKYKIVLRNLERAYVTSRYYFEEFFREEVEEAFKALEELRRILWKEQNTS
- a CDS encoding nucleotidyltransferase domain-containing protein; the encoded protein is MERAEYFLNFKKYAEEIKRILKEHLSEFEVYVFGSVVRGDYSIGLSDIDIAVVSDELKDREKKLEIYDLLLEKFFETPFEFHLLTKEKWKFYLRFIKNDYVKI
- a CDS encoding sulfite exporter TauE/SafE family protein, which translates into the protein MELYVLGFFVGFLVGLTGMGGGALMTPALIFLGIPPVVAVGTDLLYNSITRFFATVFHFKRGNVNVKASVFLLSGAIPGLALSTFLMLFVVENYGVNYLDILLTRVLALVLIISSTATIYKTFFGKKSDEIPKNSLLILIGFVVGFLVQLTSVGSGVLVTLFLLIFTGMISKVVVGTELLFGFVLTLLASIIHAKIGNVDFQLASILITSSAPGVILGVYANSKVDDRALRLILSFVILFMGIILLR
- the cysC gene encoding adenylyl-sulfate kinase, with translation MSFVVWLTGPSGAGKTTLARALEKRLKEMGLKVEVLDGDEIRRKLYPDIGFSKEAREMHNRVVIHMAKLLSRNGVVTVVSLISPYKSVREKAREEIGKFIEVYLKCPLEVRMKRDPKGLYAKAMRGEIKNLTGYDGVYEEPDDPELILETHKMSVEEEVEAIIEKAKELGYLEV
- a CDS encoding alkaline phosphatase family protein, which produces MVRVLIFGLDSAPPELLFSKFIDELPAIKKLLKNSIYGEMRSCIPAITIPAWAVMFTGKTPGELGLYGFRHRKAGSYDEMWIANSRKVVEPAIWDFLGMEGKKSVLIGVPPSYPPKRVNGWLISCFITPDANSNYTYPEELKKEVEKIVGEYIFDVVFRKDERMEVKEKIWEMTEKRFEVARHLIQEKDWDLFWLVEIGLDRIHHAFWKYFDKEHHLYEENSKFKNVIKDYYKLLDREIKKTLELVEEDTYVVVVSDHGVKRMKGAFAVNQWLIEEGYLKIRNPEILEKRAGVKFEELDVDWNKTVAWAWGGYYSRIFLNVEGREKNGIIKKSEYEKVREEIADHVKSIRGPNGEKWDTKVFYPEEIYPIALGDKPDLMVYFDDLYWRAAGTLGWESNYLAENDTGPDDAVHSEYGVFLLSHPEIESKRISCSIYDFAPTILKLFGIEAEFRGNALI
- a CDS encoding DHH family phosphoesterase — protein: MNLIIHHWDTDGICSASLILEAVDNSENITLPPGIFKFDERIWNAVKEAERVYVVDVNLPSEVERIEKPVVFLDHHIQSKIEKKNVVHVNPIFEGKQAPSASYVVSSFFSHWNWKSALGAVGDLGRRAFKLGWVLRILKKYELSEEEASRLAELINSPSLLFDRRGVEEAVEKVAKNDPKHLLEDEAWNRNVEKIEREIIRVLKRVRENGKFSLAKFSSDCNIASIIARKLVWDLNSEVAVVVNENYYGFSQFYVRVKEDRAEHYKIEELIKKLKSKNLNAGGKKDVLGVICEREKLGEVVKIIEKHFGESIW
- the sat gene encoding sulfate adenylyltransferase produces the protein MPAKPHGGKLVNRVVAEDRRSKLLEEAKELPKIEISKETAVEVENIAHGVYSPLEGFMTRNDFISVLETMRLENDLPWTIPIVLDVSLDELEKLEIREGDVVALVTNGDVEALMEVEEIYEFDKREYAEKVFKTTDLDHPGVKKVFEMRDRLVGGKIELLNRIENPFEKYTLQPIETRVLFKELGWRTIVGFQTRNAPHLGHEYVQKTALTFVDGLFINPVIGKKKKGDFRDEVILKAYEVLIEKYYLKNRAVLAILRTEMRYAGPREAIFHAIVRKNFGCTHFIVGRDHAGVGSYYKPYEAQEIFEEFPDLGITPIFFKQFYYCKKCYGYVNEAVCPHRGDDIIPPSGTKIREMLMEGKFPPREMMRPEVAEVILSFEKPFVD
- a CDS encoding ribbon-helix-helix domain-containing protein; this translates as MSEEEKRKYTTVSIPVQLYEKIKQRIEGTGFTSVSDYVTYVLREVLASLEEEEKEEAFSKEEEEKVKERLRALGYLD
- a CDS encoding nucleotidyltransferase domain-containing protein, which gives rise to MQRNLPKRVIEVAEKLKEALYKRGIKISGIYLFGSYARGDYLKRSDIDLIVVSDDWEGVAFLKRLDIVNEIIWKEKLGNVEVIPVTTEELKRKESIVLRDARKYWIRVL
- a CDS encoding HEPN domain-containing protein; protein product: MRREVALWLKAAEDDVYDAELFFKNSRYFRTAFFSQQAVEKAFKAMFFIVKKEDPPKIHTVTELYAELKKSGFNLPKEIEEQLYILNKYYTVSRYPDAANGLPSESVDKIEAERALKIAKEVLDYAKKFAEESNRSG